From Triticum urartu cultivar G1812 chromosome 2, Tu2.1, whole genome shotgun sequence, a single genomic window includes:
- the LOC125536507 gene encoding GDSL esterase/lipase At4g10955-like, with translation MADMGVRDNLPCSTSWRELTHTSWRDDDYRRMVMASLIEAVYLLELERQERRDAAEVAQQWWKPFSYRLVHELVDERDGSVFGAIFEWEDRHLLDRRGEEERPTGAPSAVIAFRGTLLRAPTIRRDVEDELRLLACNSLRGSARLHGALQALRATIDRFGSENVCLCGHSLGAGFARQVGRMLMASRQQQPPQPQQQNPAAALEFHLFNAPYLSLPTGVRRVVRTADCLLKTVRTGVAAVGRWHGKALKNVAYANCVLGYTRLDSDGRRLFE, from the exons ATGGCGGACATGGGGGTGCGTGACAACTTGCCCTGCTCCACTTCCTGGAGAGAGCTCACACACACCAGCTG GAGGGATGACGATTACAGGAGGATGGTGATGGCGAGCCTGATCGAGGCGGTGTACCTGCTGGAGCTGGAGAGGCAGGAGCGGCGGGACGCGGCGGAGGTGGCGCAGCAGTGGTGGAAGCCCTTCAGCTACCGCCTCGTGCACGAGCTGGTGGACGAGCGCGACGGCTCCGTCTTCGGCGCCATCTTCGAGTGGGAGGACCGCCACCTGCTCGACCGCCGCGGGGAGGAGGAGAGGCCCACCGGCGCGCCCAGCGCGGTGATCGCGTTCCGGGGCACGCTGCTGCGCGCGCCCACCATCCGGCGGGACGTGGAGGACGAGCTGCGCCTGCTGGCCTGCAACAGCCTCCGCGGCTCCGCCAGGCTCCACGGCGCGCTGCAGGCGCTCAGGGCCACCATCGACAGGTTCGGCTCCGAGAACGTGTGCCTCTGCGGCCACTCCCTCGGCGCCGGCTTCGCGCGCCAGGTCGGCAGGATGCTCATGGCCTCGCGCCAGCAGCAGCCGCCGCAGCCGCAGCAGCAGAACCCCGCCGCGGCGCTCGAGTTCCACCTCTTCAACGCGCCCTACCTGTCGCTGCCCACGGGCGTGCGGAGGGTGGTGAGGACGGCCGACTGCCTGCTCAAGACGGTCCGCACCGGCGTCGCCGCCGTCGGCAGGTGGCACGGCAAGGCGCTCAAGAACGTCGCCTACGCCAACTGCGTGCTCGGCTACACGCGCCTCGACAGCGACGGGAGGAGGTTGTTCGAGTGA